The genomic region CTTTGTTTCGAGCATTTGATGTTTGGCAATGCGATCGCCTAAATGCTCGATTTCAGTTTTTAAGTTTTCTCGTTTTTGTTGGTTAATTCCTTGTTGTAAGGTCAATTCTCGAATCGAGGCTTCTGTTTCGTCGAGTCGTTGCTGTAATTTTTGAATATCTTCATTTGGAAAAGCACGCAGCTTTTTTTTCAAGTCGTCGAGTTGAGTTTCAATTCGCGAAATTTCCGTGCGATGTTGATTAATTTTTACTTGTTCGCGATCGACTTCTTCCCAAAATTGGGGAATTTGTTTTTCAATTTCTTCAACTTGAGCGCTCATGCGAATGGCACTTTCTTCTACTTCTGCAATTCCCGCTTTATCCATCCAAGCGCAAACCCGTTCGTGAGAGTCCGTTCCCGCTAAAAGTTCGGAACCGCAAATACAGCGTTCTCTGGCGAGTAATTGTTCGACAAACTGCCGCTTAATTCCGGTTGGTAATTCTCCCTTTTGACGCAAGTCCTCAACGAGGGTTTGAAATTTGGCGATCGCCTCATTCAGAAATACCATGTATCCCCGAGTTGCCACGGCATTTTTAAAATTATTTCTTGCCTGAATGAGTGCGTGTCTAGTTTCCCGTTCTCGCTTTTCTAGTTCCTGCCGTTTTTCTTGCCACTGTTTGCCATCATCGAGTTGACGCAGGCGATCGCCTAACGTCTTTTTTACCGTTTCTTGACTGTCTAACTCCTGACAAATGAGATCGTAGTCTTGCTTTAATCGTTCTCGTTCTTCACTGAGTTTTTCTTTATCTTTGAGTAACTTTTGAGTTTCGGGATCTCCAATATCTTTCAATTCTTGTTCTAAAGCATTGATACAAGCTTTTAAATGATCGATCGCTCGATTTAAAATTTTAATCCCGAGTAATTCCTTGGTGGCTTCGGCAATTTCTGACTTTTTATCCAAACGGACAATTTGCTCGATTCGCTCTCCATCAAAAAAGAAGTATTGATGCAAACTTCCCGGCAAAATTGCACCGATAATTTCTTCCGGTTGGCGATCGGGATAATGCCAGCGTCCGTCATCTCCAGCAATTTGTAAAAATACTTCCTTATCTGTTTGCTCGATCGCCCCAAACTCATCTTTATAGGCGCGAAAAGCACGACGGACGCGATACCTCTTGTTTTCGTGGTCGAAGTCTAAAGAAACCCAGCAATCAATTGCCTGACGCGGTTTGACTTCGGCGATCGCGCGCTTGTTTACCAATTGCTCGGGAGCTGCGAATGCGGCTGAAAACTTTTCGTAAAGTACCCAAGTAAAGGCATTTAGTAAGGTCGTTTTTCCCGATCCATTATTACCGTAAATAACCGTAGTATTTTTAGAACCATTTGCCAATTTTATTTCTGGCGTTTTACCGTAGAATTGACGGAAATTATTGAGTTCGATCGACCGCAATCTCATTGTACTTCTTCCTTAATAATATTTAAAATATCTTCATTAATGTAACGGGGGCTTTTTTGATATAGCTTTGCTCTTTCGGCTTCCAAAACTCGCTCGATAATTTGGCGAATTTCTGGCGGTGCGCTCGTAATCGGTTCTTGAATGTCTTCTGAATTTTCATCACGATCCATCAATTTTTACCCCAATTTCTCCATTACAGCCGCGCGATCGCGGGTTCACTTCTTTTCTTACTATAGCGCTTTTCTGTGTGAACGACCGACTCAGTTGTTAACGCCAATCCCCCTGCAATGTAAAAGCAGCCCAATAATAAGGCAACTTCCACTCGGTTTCCCGTTGCATTTCTAATTGAGCCGCTCTTAATGCTGCTGTTGGCGATAATTTTTCGAGAAACATCAAACGGTAAAATCGAGACATCATTTCTGCAGTAGCCACATCATCCACATTCCACAAACTGACGATAACCCGAGGCGCACCCGCATACATAAATCCGCGCGTTAAACCGACTAATCCCTCGCCGCGCACGGGTTTTCCCAACCCGGTCTGACAGGCGCTTAAAACGACTAAATCTGCCTGTAAATCTAAATTAAAAACATCATTTAACCGTAAGAAACCATTGCGAAAATCTCCTCGTTCGTCGAACATTGATAGCAAAATTCCCGAAAGATTGGGATTGACGTTATTCAGTAATCCGTGAGTGGCAAAATGGAGAATTTGATAGTCGCGTAATTGTGGGTCCATTGCTGCGGTACGATTGGCACCAAAATCAACTGCATAACTGCGTTGTGATGGCTCAACTAAGGTGAGAATTGCTTCAGCTTCCGTGCGCGTTCCCGGGAGTCTAGTCCAGCGTCCGATGTCCGCTTGTCGCGTCGCGCGATCTAGGGTGTATTGTTCCCAATTATTTCGATCGTTTTGCGCGATTAAACTGGGAGTTTCTAAACGGTTGTCATCAGAATTAAAGACCGGATCGGCAAAAATGGCGATCGTTTTGGGGGCAGGTTTTCGATCTTGAGTTTCTCGCCGCAAAATGGCTAAAGTTGATGCCGAAGGTAGATTAACTATTTCACGCTCGATCGCCAAAGGCAAATACTTGTTATTTCCCGAAGGATCGGGTAAAGAAATGGCTGAAAATGGAAGGTAATTTAAAATGCCATCGGCCACAATTGATAAGCGGCGATCGCCGAAGCGATCGGCGACTGGACTTAATAACATTTCATAAACGATTCCAGAAGCTTTAGCCAAAATTTTAGGATCGCTAAAGCTTTGAATTAAATATTTACGAAACGTTTCGACCGCTTCTTCGATTTCGGCTTTTGGTGGTAGTTGATAGCTCGTTATTCCTTCTCGACCGACAGCCCATAAAAAACTACGTTTTTCGCCGAGGAAATAGTACAGTAATAGAGTATC from Oxynema aestuarii AP17 harbors:
- a CDS encoding AAA family ATPase, which codes for MRLRSIELNNFRQFYGKTPEIKLANGSKNTTVIYGNNGSGKTTLLNAFTWVLYEKFSAAFAAPEQLVNKRAIAEVKPRQAIDCWVSLDFDHENKRYRVRRAFRAYKDEFGAIEQTDKEVFLQIAGDDGRWHYPDRQPEEIIGAILPGSLHQYFFFDGERIEQIVRLDKKSEIAEATKELLGIKILNRAIDHLKACINALEQELKDIGDPETQKLLKDKEKLSEERERLKQDYDLICQELDSQETVKKTLGDRLRQLDDGKQWQEKRQELEKRERETRHALIQARNNFKNAVATRGYMVFLNEAIAKFQTLVEDLRQKGELPTGIKRQFVEQLLARERCICGSELLAGTDSHERVCAWMDKAGIAEVEESAIRMSAQVEEIEKQIPQFWEEVDREQVKINQHRTEISRIETQLDDLKKKLRAFPNEDIQKLQQRLDETEASIRELTLQQGINQQKRENLKTEIEHLGDRIAKHQMLETKQTLAQRRIAATLDAMRRLSEVRSRIDRQFRLQLERRVQELFSQISFTPYLPKLSEKYELTLVENTAGIELPVAASTGENQILSLSFIGGIIDRVREWSKNRMLMGPDSSMFPIVMDSPFGSLDEIYRRQVANCIPKLANQLVVLVTKTQWRGEVEREMSDCIGKEYILVYYSPKADCEEDEIHLKSASYPLVRKSPNDFEYTEIIEVLSEN